From Woronichinia naegeliana WA131, the proteins below share one genomic window:
- a CDS encoding pre-peptidase C-terminal domain-containing protein, producing the protein MTLAYNQLTAFAGLDDFWGRFDTAFGTNYDRAMALTFQSQWLAGDFNQLPTVEVISSDILGNARGAYASSSNIIYLSDQFVATASQSDVEAVILEEFGHFVDAQVNSVDSPGDEGELFSALVRGVSLSVAELSRIKTEDDTAIIVIDGQSILIEQASLSGSGGVGGTNKTLQLDPLAPGQTKKIVTLTYFYEHYTIPDQFEVRYAGKPIFSTKTLVSGTKSGILTFEQVQGEDFLNIVVTAPQSGTAWDYSVSTEAKEITVQGLLGDVIEINLGKQAGSMKFNPTSAELTALNAKGKLIDEKGNDAIPGNQYDTLYYVPKVSGTILTYDQARQGDLGLGEVAFSVEDQDQKSITVKVNVTDGFSVANGSNPVITTAQAGTLDEYSQEQRLAYLGFPGKNGTPLTINGKNDGDELSWAINLFDAVIEDKSKVVPVQNLSKNAEVFINASNAPQWNEIKVGTIQGVNIKDGNLQTERWATDWAFRTLQNARTAFGQDLTLNGASLKPGGPPGSLHASHGAGRDIDIDTRPREAYDDGRNFFLETRINNVWYVAAPNNQIIVRNTNGTYQAAASTPQNLVNAVRGNQAFNNRQLLSQISNFLVDNTAIGYSSANVQNQIQAFTDTGLVTRVWHNDPRHWSATDGQTGVIRYSSGHNGHVHYDIGIPTATTNSTFNLQSLSVEAFSPEFLLVNPSPLASVSAFNDLSNAIELNQLEGNVNLTGSIGSTNPDVYYRFTLGNPIEEDEVYFFTYRDFSLLLNGLSADIDVELIQDFNEDNIRQDYEVVASSEEIGNSNETIELTDLSPNVYYVRVFQKSGDTNYNLTLTVPPLPVPSDNAGNTPSNAQDLGTLSGNLTRTDFIGEVDPNDYYRFNLTTVSDFSLEVNGLDQGDLIATLGQDTNNDGVIDFDETIAVSDAEGNESEVININGLAVGDYYVWLSPSSGNTNYNLNLSATPSVIPTDKAGSTLATAFNLGTLANSTQNDFVGNVDSIDYYRFTLTNPSGLTLSLSGLSADADLELSQDKNGDSEISSDEIIQVSELTENQDESIDISALSAGNYFVKVSQYEGDTTYDLSLTPKTAIGVDLQVSVTSITTPLILGNNVSYTVTVKNIGASTATGVVLTDNLPLESVLNVSATPSKGLANVLSDAINADIGTLNVNESATVVVSGELIGSGFLSSLIEASSSETDFSPDDNSVVQRFNVAPGAIQPADLELSLTSDKTTANIDDLINFTITLTNKGSGAATSIQVKSLLPQGLTFVSSTPQQGSYDPTTGIWDAANIAKDNQAFINIIAKVTSTQSLSVMAEVIAVTEPDPDSTPNNNNLNEDDQAKVVINNDNNQPNPNNQPPTALILNNVVNELAENSDTKNGIKVADIVISDDGQGTNNLFLTEIDATSFEIRDKGLFFIGTNLDFQTRNQYQVVVNVDDSSVGTNPDASAIFSLNITNEHYTIIENQGVVKLWNETSTYFYTQNGNSPLITLKYLNQPYNNIYPGWNPLAAETINGENQVLWKNITANTIGLWKTDASWNWLSSDVWDLNSPQTLSQEALFEVDANGDGVISSFVPIESVGNTAFVKDLANQLFAQVRTTTPISLQAFGQPISESSFPGWEALAVETINGENQVLWKNIADQSLYIWKTDSNWNWLSSEAKGALSSSQALDQETIFGIDANGDDSVGNPVALNLVGTSSNDTLIGGAKNDILTGLGGKDILTGGAGIDKFGYKTLTDSLLANYDLITDFNATTGNDLFLVTTARAGFTPDLTVATLDATGIGTALTTTNFAANYAAQFTFTSGTTTRTFVAINDAIAGFNASTDSIVEVTGLTGTLAIGNFVTA; encoded by the coding sequence TTGACCCTTGCCTATAACCAACTCACTGCTTTTGCGGGTTTGGATGATTTCTGGGGTCGTTTTGATACGGCTTTTGGCACTAATTATGACCGCGCAATGGCTTTAACGTTTCAGTCGCAATGGTTGGCGGGAGATTTTAATCAATTGCCGACTGTTGAGGTGATTAGTAGTGATATTTTGGGCAATGCGCGGGGAGCCTATGCCAGCAGTAGCAATATTATTTATTTGTCAGATCAGTTTGTAGCGACGGCCAGTCAGTCGGATGTGGAGGCAGTTATCTTAGAAGAGTTTGGGCATTTTGTGGATGCTCAGGTTAATTCGGTGGATAGCCCTGGTGATGAGGGGGAGTTATTTTCAGCTTTGGTGCGAGGGGTTAGTTTAAGTGTGGCTGAGTTGAGTCGGATTAAAACTGAGGATGATACCGCAATTATTGTTATTGATGGTCAAAGCATTCTGATTGAGCAAGCCAGTCTATCAGGTAGTGGTGGTGTAGGCGGAACCAATAAAACGTTACAACTTGATCCTTTAGCACCAGGACAAACTAAAAAAATTGTTACTCTTACTTATTTTTACGAACATTATACTATTCCCGATCAATTTGAAGTAAGGTATGCAGGCAAACCAATTTTTAGCACAAAAACCTTAGTTTCTGGAACTAAAAGTGGTATTTTAACATTTGAACAAGTTCAGGGAGAGGACTTTCTTAATATCGTTGTAACGGCACCTCAATCAGGTACGGCTTGGGATTATTCTGTTTCTACTGAAGCGAAGGAAATTACCGTTCAGGGGCTTTTGGGAGATGTGATTGAAATCAATCTAGGCAAGCAGGCTGGAAGCATGAAGTTTAATCCAACCTCGGCAGAGTTAACCGCTTTAAACGCAAAGGGAAAATTAATTGATGAAAAGGGAAACGATGCAATCCCTGGAAACCAATACGATACCTTGTATTATGTACCAAAGGTATCGGGTACAATACTAACTTATGATCAAGCTCGGCAAGGTGATCTTGGTTTGGGAGAAGTAGCTTTTTCGGTAGAAGATCAAGATCAAAAATCTATCACTGTTAAGGTTAATGTAACTGATGGGTTTTCCGTTGCTAATGGAAGTAATCCAGTAATAACAACTGCTCAAGCAGGAACCCTTGATGAATATAGTCAAGAGCAACGACTTGCTTATTTAGGATTTCCTGGGAAAAATGGTACACCTCTAACTATCAATGGGAAAAATGACGGCGATGAGCTGTCTTGGGCAATCAACCTATTTGATGCTGTTATTGAAGATAAAAGTAAAGTTGTCCCAGTTCAAAATTTAAGTAAAAATGCCGAGGTCTTTATTAATGCAAGTAATGCCCCGCAATGGAATGAGATAAAAGTCGGAACAATACAAGGCGTTAACATTAAAGATGGCAATTTACAGACAGAGCGATGGGCGACTGATTGGGCTTTCCGAACATTACAGAATGCCCGAACAGCGTTTGGCCAGGATTTAACACTAAATGGCGCAAGTTTAAAACCCGGAGGTCCGCCAGGGTCTCTTCATGCGTCCCATGGAGCTGGTCGGGATATCGACATCGATACACGTCCAAGAGAAGCGTACGACGACGGTAGAAACTTCTTTCTTGAAACAAGAATTAATAACGTCTGGTATGTAGCTGCTCCCAATAACCAAATAATTGTTAGAAACACTAATGGAACTTATCAAGCTGCTGCTTCTACTCCTCAGAACTTAGTAAATGCTGTTAGGGGGAATCAAGCCTTTAATAATCGGCAATTGCTATCTCAAATAAGCAACTTTCTGGTAGATAATACAGCAATTGGCTATAGTTCAGCAAACGTACAGAATCAGATTCAAGCATTTACCGATACAGGTTTGGTTACAAGGGTTTGGCACAACGATCCTCGTCATTGGAGTGCAACTGATGGTCAAACAGGGGTAATACGTTACTCTTCAGGTCATAATGGTCACGTACACTATGACATAGGAATTCCTACAGCAACCACTAATAGCACTTTTAATTTACAAAGCTTAAGTGTTGAAGCTTTTTCACCTGAGTTTCTTCTTGTTAATCCCAGCCCTCTTGCTAGTGTTTCAGCTTTTAACGATCTTAGTAATGCCATCGAACTAAATCAGCTTGAAGGCAATGTAAATCTTACAGGATCTATTGGCAGTACAAATCCAGACGTTTATTATCGTTTTACTTTGGGAAACCCAATAGAAGAAGACGAAGTATATTTCTTCACTTATCGAGATTTTAGCTTACTTCTTAACGGACTGAGTGCTGATATTGATGTAGAGCTAATTCAGGATTTTAATGAGGATAACATTCGGCAAGATTATGAAGTAGTTGCTAGTTCTGAAGAGATTGGCAACAGCAACGAAACAATAGAGCTAACTGATCTGAGTCCAAACGTTTATTACGTCCGTGTCTTTCAAAAAAGTGGAGATACCAACTACAACCTTACTCTAACCGTTCCCCCACTGCCAGTTCCTTCAGATAATGCAGGGAATACTCCTAGTAATGCTCAGGATTTAGGAACGCTTAGTGGCAATTTAACCCGAACTGACTTTATCGGTGAAGTCGATCCAAATGATTATTATCGCTTTAATTTAACAACAGTGAGCGATTTTAGTCTGGAAGTTAATGGATTAGATCAAGGAGATTTAATTGCTACTTTAGGGCAAGATACTAACAATGATGGTGTGATTGACTTTGATGAAACCATTGCTGTATCCGATGCTGAAGGGAACGAATCTGAAGTTATTAATATCAATGGATTAGCAGTTGGGGATTACTACGTTTGGCTTTCTCCCAGTAGTGGCAATACAAACTATAACCTCAATCTTTCTGCTACTCCGTCAGTTATTCCCACCGACAAAGCAGGAAGTACCCTTGCTACTGCTTTCAACCTTGGCACTTTAGCAAACTCAACTCAAAACGACTTTGTCGGTAATGTCGATTCTATTGACTATTATCGCTTTACCCTTACAAATCCCAGTGGCTTAACTCTCAGTTTGAGCGGTTTATCAGCCGATGCTGACTTAGAACTATCCCAAGACAAAAATGGAGACAGTGAAATTTCTTCTGATGAAATTATTCAAGTTTCTGAATTGACTGAAAATCAAGATGAAAGTATTGATATTTCTGCATTATCTGCGGGCAATTATTTTGTTAAAGTGTCCCAGTATGAAGGCGATACAACCTATGATCTCTCTCTAACTCCCAAAACAGCAATTGGTGTTGACCTCCAAGTAAGCGTAACTTCTATAACAACTCCTCTAATATTAGGAAATAACGTTAGCTATACTGTCACCGTCAAAAATATTGGGGCTTCCACTGCCACAGGGGTTGTTCTGACAGATAACCTCCCGCTTGAAAGCGTTCTCAATGTTTCTGCTACTCCGAGTAAAGGGCTTGCAAACGTCCTTAGTGATGCAATCAATGCCGATATTGGCACTCTGAATGTCAATGAATCTGCCACTGTAGTTGTATCAGGGGAATTAATTGGTTCAGGTTTCCTAAGTAGCCTAATTGAGGCTTCGAGTTCAGAAACAGACTTTAGCCCTGACGATAATTCAGTTGTTCAAAGATTTAATGTTGCCCCTGGCGCAATTCAGCCAGCCGACTTGGAACTATCCTTAACTTCAGATAAAACAACGGCCAACATTGATGACCTAATTAATTTTACTATCACCCTCACGAATAAAGGCTCAGGAGCTGCAACCTCAATTCAAGTAAAATCACTTTTACCCCAGGGATTAACATTTGTTTCCTCCACTCCCCAACAAGGCTCTTATGATCCAACAACTGGAATTTGGGATGCTGCTAATATAGCGAAGGATAATCAAGCATTTATAAATATTATTGCCAAAGTTACTTCAACACAAAGTCTTTCTGTAATGGCGGAAGTTATCGCTGTTACTGAACCAGATCCTGATTCAACTCCGAACAATAATAATTTAAATGAAGATGACCAAGCTAAGGTAGTCATTAATAATGATAACAATCAACCCAATCCAAATAACCAACCGCCAACAGCCTTAATATTGAACAATGTAGTAAATGAACTTGCAGAAAATAGTGATACAAAAAATGGAATTAAAGTTGCAGATATTGTGATCAGTGATGATGGTCAAGGAACGAATAACCTATTTTTAACAGAAATCGATGCTACTAGTTTTGAAATTCGTGATAAAGGACTGTTCTTTATCGGCACAAACCTTGACTTCCAAACACGCAATCAATATCAAGTTGTCGTCAATGTAGATGACTCAAGCGTGGGAACTAATCCCGATGCTAGTGCTATTTTTAGTCTAAACATAACCAATGAGCACTATACGATTATAGAAAATCAAGGTGTGGTCAAGCTGTGGAATGAAACCTCAACCTACTTCTACACTCAAAACGGCAATAGTCCCTTGATTACTCTCAAGTATCTGAATCAACCTTATAATAATATCTACCCAGGCTGGAACCCCCTAGCTGCTGAGACGATCAACGGAGAAAACCAAGTTCTCTGGAAAAACATCACTGCGAATACAATAGGTCTTTGGAAGACAGACGCTAGCTGGAACTGGCTCTCATCCGATGTCTGGGACTTAAACTCTCCTCAAACCCTTAGTCAAGAAGCCCTATTTGAAGTTGATGCTAATGGTGATGGAGTGATTAGCAGCTTTGTCCCCATTGAATCAGTGGGCAATACAGCGTTTGTTAAAGATCTTGCGAACCAACTGTTCGCTCAAGTCAGAACAACAACGCCCATCTCGCTCCAAGCTTTTGGACAGCCTATTTCTGAATCTAGTTTTCCTGGCTGGGAAGCGTTAGCCGTGGAGACGATTAACGGTGAAAACCAAGTCCTTTGGAAAAATATAGCAGATCAATCGCTGTACATTTGGAAAACAGATTCTAACTGGAATTGGCTATCCTCCGAAGCGAAAGGAGCATTAAGCTCATCTCAAGCTCTCGATCAAGAAACTATATTTGGAATCGATGCTAACGGCGATGATTCTGTTGGTAATCCTGTTGCTCTTAACCTAGTGGGAACTAGTAGCAACGATACCCTGATCGGCGGAGCAAAAAATGATATTCTCACAGGATTAGGAGGTAAAGATATTCTCACAGGAGGGGCAGGGATCGACAAGTTTGGTTACAAAACCCTAACCGATTCTCTCTTAGCCAACTATGACCTGATTACCGACTTTAACGCGACGACTGGTAACGATCTGTTTCTTGTCACCACCGCACGAGCCGGATTTACCCCTGACTTAACGGTTGCTACCCTCGATGCAACAGGCATTGGAACTGCCTTAACCACTACAAATTTTGCCGCTAACTATGCTGCCCAATTTACCTTTACCAGTGGGACTACTACCCGTACTTTTGTCGCGATTAATGATGCGATCGCCGGTTTTAATGCCAGTACTGACTCCATTGTAGAAGTAACCGGTTTAACCGGAACCTTGGCGATCGGTAACTTTGTTACGGCTTAA
- a CDS encoding DUF3782 domain-containing protein has translation MATTAEDVWQLLAELTTAQKETDRQLRETNLQLKETSLQQQETNRQLKEQQKESKRREKKTDQQLKELGKQIGGLGAKFGSFTEGLALPSMTTILEQQFGMETISPSVRVSKNGQHIEIDVLAYANGNLNTAYVVEVKSHAREESIAQLKSILQRFRSSFPEHKDKQLYGILAAVDLSNGLREKILQEGLYVARIHDQVFELDIPDNFQPKTY, from the coding sequence ATGGCAACTACAGCAGAAGACGTATGGCAACTCTTAGCCGAATTAACAACAGCTCAAAAAGAGACCGACCGACAACTGAGGGAAACCAACCTACAACTCAAGGAAACCAGCCTACAACAGCAGGAGACTAACCGACAACTCAAGGAACAACAGAAAGAAAGCAAGAGACGGGAAAAGAAGACCGATCAGCAACTTAAAGAATTGGGTAAACAGATTGGGGGACTTGGAGCGAAATTTGGCAGCTTTACCGAAGGTTTAGCCCTGCCTTCCATGACCACCATTCTGGAACAACAATTCGGAATGGAAACTATTAGTCCTAGTGTAAGAGTTAGTAAAAATGGACAACATATAGAAATTGATGTCCTTGCCTATGCGAATGGCAATCTGAATACTGCCTATGTTGTCGAGGTTAAAAGTCATGCAAGAGAAGAATCTATTGCTCAATTAAAAAGTATTTTGCAACGTTTTCGTAGCTCTTTTCCTGAACACAAAGATAAACAACTCTATGGCATTTTAGCGGCGGTTGATTTGTCCAATGGATTACGCGAAAAAATTTTACAAGAAGGATTGTATGTAGCCCGTATTCATGACCAAGTTTTTGAACTTGATATTCCCGATAATTTTCAACCTAAAACTTATTAA
- a CDS encoding DUF3782 domain-containing protein, with translation MTTTAEEVWQILAELAMAQRQTDQQLKETDQQLKETDRKILAVSEEVRQVSQEISAVNKQISAVNKQIGDLGGKWGRFVENMVAPACETIFLKRGIPVHQVSQRVKKRLEGQTLEIDILVTNEHHVLVVEVKSSLGVSDVKDLRADLTQFRQFFPEYAHKQLYGAVAGIEIEEGADKYAYRQGLFVLAQAGETVAILNNSDFQPKNW, from the coding sequence ATGACAACCACTGCCGAAGAGGTATGGCAAATCTTAGCCGAGTTAGCAATGGCCCAAAGACAAACTGACCAGCAGTTAAAGGAAACTGATCAGCAGTTAAAGGAAACTGACCGTAAAATCCTTGCTGTTAGTGAGGAAGTTCGTCAAGTCAGCCAGGAAATCAGTGCTGTTAATAAGCAAATCAGTGCTGTTAACAAGCAAATTGGTGATCTGGGGGGCAAATGGGGGCGTTTTGTCGAAAATATGGTGGCCCCTGCCTGTGAAACCATCTTTTTAAAACGAGGGATTCCCGTTCATCAAGTTAGCCAACGAGTCAAAAAAAGATTAGAGGGACAAACCCTCGAAATTGATATTCTCGTGACCAATGAACATCATGTTTTAGTGGTGGAAGTGAAAAGCAGTTTGGGGGTAAGTGATGTCAAAGACTTAAGAGCAGATTTAACACAATTTCGACAATTCTTTCCTGAATATGCCCATAAACAACTCTATGGAGCAGTCGCAGGAATTGAAATTGAAGAAGGAGCCGATAAGTATGCCTATCGCCAAGGATTGTTTGTATTAGCTCAAGCGGGGGAAACCGTTGCCATTCTCAATAATTCTGATTTTCAGCCGAAAAATTGGTAA
- a CDS encoding IS110 family transposase has product MSEKEAILGIDISKEKFSAALLKGEKKSQVKEFANNLEGFEQLKKWLEQNQLERVHACLEATSTYGHSVATYLHGLGHVVSIVNPARIKGFAQSRLSRTKNDQADATTIARFCAALKPQAWTPPSPEMAQLQSYSRRLRALEQMATQEKNRLKTTVDESLIEDIEAHLVFLETQIDNVKKRQKELLNEYSSLKSQADLLTSIVGIGEPTAMTILAEIGDINQFSSARQLAAFAGLTPQEHQSGTSVKGKTRLCKIGNPHLRKALYFPALSSMRHCSPMKDLRERFLEAGKNKMQIVGVVMHKLIRIVYGVLKSGKPFDQTKLALPNVVLEEETDFLPASP; this is encoded by the coding sequence ATGAGCGAAAAAGAAGCCATTCTCGGCATAGATATTAGTAAAGAAAAATTCTCAGCCGCCTTACTCAAAGGAGAGAAAAAAAGTCAGGTTAAAGAATTTGCCAATAACCTTGAAGGGTTCGAGCAACTCAAAAAATGGTTGGAGCAAAACCAACTGGAAAGAGTTCATGCTTGTTTAGAGGCAACTAGTACGTACGGACATTCAGTAGCAACTTATTTACACGGTTTAGGTCACGTTGTCAGTATTGTTAATCCTGCCCGAATTAAAGGATTTGCTCAAAGTCGCTTGAGTCGAACAAAAAATGATCAAGCCGATGCGACAACGATTGCACGATTCTGTGCAGCCCTTAAACCACAAGCTTGGACACCCCCAAGTCCAGAAATGGCACAATTACAGTCTTATAGCCGTCGATTAAGAGCCTTAGAGCAGATGGCAACTCAAGAAAAAAATCGTTTAAAAACAACAGTTGATGAGAGTCTCATAGAAGATATTGAAGCTCATCTTGTGTTTTTAGAAACTCAAATTGACAATGTAAAAAAGCGACAAAAAGAATTGTTGAACGAATATAGTTCTCTAAAAAGTCAAGCAGATTTATTGACTTCGATTGTAGGAATTGGTGAGCCGACAGCAATGACAATTCTGGCAGAAATTGGCGATATTAATCAGTTTTCTTCTGCTCGTCAATTAGCGGCATTTGCGGGTTTAACCCCTCAAGAGCATCAATCGGGAACCTCTGTTAAAGGCAAAACTCGGTTGTGTAAAATTGGTAATCCTCATTTACGTAAGGCTCTTTATTTTCCTGCATTGAGTTCTATGCGTCATTGTTCTCCCATGAAGGACTTGCGAGAACGGTTTTTAGAGGCAGGAAAAAATAAAATGCAGATCGTTGGGGTTGTAATGCACAAACTCATTCGGATTGTTTACGGGGTTCTCAAGTCAGGGAAACCGTTTGACCAGACTAAGTTGGCTCTTCCTAACGTTGTTTTAGAGGAGGAAACTGATTTTTTGCCTGCTTCCCCTTGA